One Paenibacillus sp. FSL W8-0186 genomic window carries:
- a CDS encoding putative holin-like toxin — MEVKDALTIMFLFGTFILALLTYINNNNKRK; from the coding sequence ATGGAAGTAAAGGATGCATTAACGATCATGTTCCTGTTTGGAACGTTCATTCTTGCTCTTTTAACATACATCAATAATAACAACAAGAGAAAGTAA
- a CDS encoding GNAT family N-acetyltransferase: protein MYLHRSLEIRDLELICLFPQSEEELFYISPRFVFPLTPDQIMNLAKDRFEPTVIIDKEKDKVVAYANIYADESEEDSFWLGNVIVSPEYRGKGASEYLINVMLEKAKNKLKMETLRLACHNTNSRGLAFYSKYGFKPFDIKIINLGSERFITIHMIKKLI from the coding sequence ATGTATCTTCATAGAAGTCTTGAAATAAGAGATTTGGAATTAATTTGTTTATTTCCTCAGTCAGAAGAAGAATTATTTTATATTAGTCCAAGATTTGTTTTTCCACTAACACCAGACCAAATTATGAATTTGGCTAAGGATCGATTTGAACCGACTGTCATCATAGATAAAGAAAAGGATAAGGTAGTTGCATATGCTAACATTTATGCGGATGAGTCTGAAGAAGATAGTTTCTGGCTGGGAAATGTAATAGTTTCACCAGAATATAGAGGTAAAGGAGCATCTGAATATTTAATAAATGTCATGCTCGAAAAAGCCAAAAATAAATTGAAAATGGAGACATTAAGATTAGCCTGTCATAATACGAATTCAAGAGGACTAGCTTTTTATTCAAAATATGGTTTCAAACCATTCGATATAAAGATTATTAACTTAGGATCAGAGAGATTTATAACAATCCATATGATTAAAAAGTTGATTTGA